Proteins co-encoded in one Maylandia zebra isolate NMK-2024a linkage group LG16, Mzebra_GT3a, whole genome shotgun sequence genomic window:
- the LOC101480215 gene encoding nectin-4: protein MQRYFPLITCRLLLISALLFAREADALKVTGGSVTAVQGGTAILPCHVTDTNDDLTQITWQRKTRKNPHNDNFITIQPRNGLQFVNGRDDRFKYVGNFNNKNGTLQLSNVALKDEGSYTCIFTLFPSGNQKIEIPLNLLVPPFTSVMDNLPTLGTEEVLFATCTAAGSKPPAEVRWLTGALGDKVRTTTNSTQYDNGTTTTVSSLFGVPTREINGYQVQCVISGDSLSAEETLAFTIQVYFSPTEVKISAISEDSFECVTEANPNAKFTWIRSGQSLLESAVKVDGANLQLLSLTSDLNGLYQCEASNAYGSKHGQLYVHVTSGTSRVAWALFLVLLSLNVGAAAWYFYKSGRFKSCGSK from the exons ATGCAACGCTATTTTCCCCTGATAACTTGTCGTTTGTTGCTAATATCTGCGCTTCTATTTGCCAGAGAAGCTGACG CTCTAAAGGTGACTGGTGGAAGTGTGACAGCGGTTCAAGGAGGTACGGCCATCTTACCGTGTCATGTCACTGACACCAATGATGACCTGACACAGATTACCTGGCAAAGGAAGACTAGAAAAAACCCTCATAATGACAATTTTATTACTATCCAACCCAGAAATGGACTCCAGTTTGTCAATGGACGTGATGATCGATTTAAATATGTCGggaattttaacaacaaaaatggAACTCTCCAGTTATCCAATGTTGCCCTGAAGGATGAAGGCAGCTACACGTGCATCTTCACCCTGTTTCCAAGTGGAAATCAGAAGATTGAGATTCCTCTAAACCTGCTCG TGCCTCCTTTCACAAGTGTGATGGACAATCTTCCCACTTTGGGCACAGAAGAGGTTTTATTTGCTACCTGCACGGCTGCTGGATCGAAGCCTCCTGCAGAGGTGAGGTGGCTCACTGGTGCTTTGGGAGACAAAGTGAGGACGACAACAAACTCCACCCAGTATGACAACGGTACGACTACCACAGTCAGCTCATTGTTTGGTGTTCCTACGAGAGAGATTAATGGTTACCAGGTCCAGTGTGTTATCAGTGGTGACTCCCTGTCTGCAGAAGAAACCCTGGCCTTCACCATACAGGTCTACT tttctcctACAGAAGTGAAAATTTCAGCAATTTCAGAGGATTCGTTTGAGTGTGTGACAGAAGCTAACCCAAATGCAAAATTCACCTGGATCAG ATCTGGCCAGTCTTTGCTGGAGTCTGCTGTCAAAGTAGACGGTGCAAACCTACAACTGCTCAGCCTGACGTCTGATCTAAATGGACTCTATCAGTGTGAAGCATCTAACGCATATGGAAGTAAACACGGTCAGCTCTATGTGCATGTGACATCAG GAACAAGCCGTGTTGCCTGGGCATTATTTCTTGTTTTGCTTTCCCTGAATGTTGGGGCTGCAGCATGGTACTTTTATAAATCTGGACGTTTTAAAAG CTGTGGGAGCAAATAA